The Triticum aestivum cultivar Chinese Spring chromosome 6D, IWGSC CS RefSeq v2.1, whole genome shotgun sequence genomic sequence GAGTTAAAGTCATATACTATATTATATACTTAGGCATAGCTCTCTTTTCTGCATGAACATTTATATTTCGACTTGTTATGAAATAAGCTGGAAATTGACTGGCACTGCTTAAATTATCCAGAAGCATTCTATTCTTCTTAATTATACATGCAGCCCTGGTGCATGGTCTTGATTGTTCTACCGGAAACAACTATTAAGATTTAGGAGCTGAGTTGTTAAATCAAATTTTGATGTGAAATTCGTATAAAGCCAGTCACAATTTCTGTTAGGAGAATATTGACATGGTACTAACATACTTAATGGGTTTACTAGTTACCTGCAATATCAGCAGACACTTTAATTTTCAACTGTGGCATAGGTTTAGTTTTTAAGGAGCATAAAGAATTTGCTGTTCCATTATCCGAGAGGACTGGTACAAAATAAAGTTCCTGTACCAATGGCTGTTTGGATACTGTAGTAACTCCAACAATCCACCAACCAATCTCATGAATCCCAAATCTTTATTTTTTAACCGAAAACTGTAGGTGAGGCCCTGACAGTAATTTTTTATTGAAGGCGGCATGAAAAACACACGAAGGGGTAGTTAGAAGAAGAGGGGAGAATGTACAAAGGGAAGGGGAATATACAAGAGGGGACTATACAGAGAGCTATAAAAGGGTGTCAAGAATCCCAAATCTAATTATTCCACTTCATTATACACTAGATCTTGCCAATCTATTTTTATTGCATGAAACTTGTACTATTAAAGCAGCTGTTCTAATACAGTTTCTAGCAATGAGACGACTGTACAATATGTCCAGTTCTGCCATCATATTCTCAAAGTGGATAGGTACTAGGGACAGGTATTTCTTTGTGTTAAATTATTAGACCACAGACCACAGTTGAATAGTACATCccatctgcatgacattcttttctGTCCATCTGAAACCATATACCATCACTGATTAATCGAGTAGAAATATCATGGAAGAGTTAGGTGCTCCTATCCTTTTGACCTAATAATGGCTCCTTTTCCCTGTGTTACAGAAAGACAAAGAGGCATATATTGGTGTGTGTTTTCAATTAGATATTTGAATATCTTTGTTACAGTGGGGAGGTCGTCGACACAAATTGTTAGTCACTAGCTTTTCCTTGTACTTGCTATATTCACTATTCAGGGCAAATATCTTCTGCTACTAAACATCATTGTTTTAAGTGATGTTGCAAATTGTATGTAGTTTGTACAGCCAATTACTTGACTGCAAATTGGTGGACAGCACCTTTGTTCAAAACATTCCGTAAGTTTGTAACATCGACAGGGATGTTGCATGCTTCTATCCTGGCACAAATGGCCTTGTGATATTTTTTTAGGTACAACTAGTTATGGTTAGGATGCACTCTAGGCCTCCTGACCACTAGCTTTGCCTGCACTTACCCCTCTTCTTGTGACCTTTTTGCTTCTTTGTAGAGCTGTGTGTGTAGGCTTGTTGCTTTGCTTGTCTGGTTTTGTTAGCCTAGGTTGCTTTGTATATTGTGGTTTAATTGGCCTGGTAAGTTTTTGCATCTTCTCAGTGTGCTTCTTCCAATACAAAACGACACAGATGTTGATGTGAGTTTGAGAAAAGAGTTGTGGTAAGTACCAAAGGCACCCTTAGAGCATGGTTTCAAGTTTCAACATAGAAAAAAAAGCAAGAATAAAGGATATCTATTAAGATTGTGGGATGAAATGAAATGACAAAGGCCTAGTCTCCCAGCAAATCTGAGTGATTCTAATTCCTCCCTACAAATTTAATACACACTAGATTAGTGTGGTGAGTCGATGAAATTTCTCGTGGCTCCCTCCTACATAGGCTTGTCAACTCATTGCCTACTGCTAACACAAATCAACACCCACTCAATACTGGGTATTGTTGGTTTCCTCCTCTATATAAATAGCACATCTACGCTCACTCTTTGTTCCACAGAAACACGAGCAGCCACAAGTAGTGCCCATTACTAGTCCCCTGACCTTTCTTGGAAAATTTCTCCCTGCTGGGGAAACAGTAAAAGGGGAGGAGAAAAGGAAAAATAGAGAGATATGAGTTCATCGTGGACAGCAAAACAGAACAAGATCTTTGAGACGGCGCTAGCGACGTATGACGAGGACACGCCAGACCGCTGGCAGAAGGTGGCACGAGCAGTCGGTGATGGGAAGTCAGTCGATGAAGTGAAGAGGCACTATGAAGAGCTGCTGAAAGACCTGCATCACATTGAGTATGCAGGAGGCCGCCGCGGATCCCTCTACAACATCTCCGGCGCTAGCAGTAGCAACGGCAACTCCTGGGGCAGTGCCAATGAGGACCACAGGTAATTAAGAAGCCCGTACTCTCATACAGGCATAATCTCATTGTGCATCCTCTTCATATGCTCACCTGTTGTTATGCACTACTAGTCATGGGTGTATGTTCAAGGGCAGTGTTTCTGCATGTTGTCACTTGATTTTGTAGCTTTTGGTCATTTTATGATTCCTAACGTCCCACACCTAGATTATCTTTTTCCCTCTAGTTTGCGGCATGCCTTTTATAGTTTGTTCCTCCTATTCTGTTCTTTCGGCTTGTGTTTAAGTGTCTGGGTGTGCCTTGATTATCTGTATCTTGGGCTATCTGAAATGTAAGTCAAATCCATTGTCCTTGGATTTTGCTGGAATTGACTTACGCCTTACATAACTTATGTGATTAGTTTGACAATTACATTCTTCCCGAAGTGTGGAATTTGACTAGCTCTGCAGATTGCATTTTTCTGAACTTAGCTATATAACTGCTGGTCTGCTGCCCTGTTCCATTTCCATCTTGTGATAAATTAAGCATGTGATCCTTGTTTGTTGTTTATAAGGAGTACTCCAAGTTCCAACTAGTAAATAGTAATACACTTTTGTGCTCTTTCTTCATGTTTTGTGCACTCTGTTGACCGAGACTCCATTTGGCAAGACAAGTCAACTCCCTTTTGTCTATCAACAATGTGCAAATTCAACTAACGAAGATACAGCAGAATAAACAGAAGTATGCTGAAATTTCAAACTCCAGGCAACCTCACCCGTCCATGATGATGATCTGCCGGCAAAATACTAGTGGATAACTATGGCCACAATGACACTTTCTGATCCAGTTTAGTGTCGAATTAAATTGTGAGTACAGTGGGTAAGATATGGATAAACACCCGTAATCATAGTTAGTTACTAATCTCTAAAGTGGGCGGTGAAGCAGGTCAATCTGTTTACGGGAATGAAAATTCTTTAGCATTATTATgtttgtgctgctgctgctgctacccaGTGTGCTTTGAAAATTCAACAATCAAATTattatgcttgtgagagaaataGGCAGGATAAGGACACCAGCGATGGTGTTCCTCTTGGGAGGTTGCTCTTTGCATTCCTCTGCAAAGACCCTGCACAGTGGTATCAACCATGCATATTTTCCTAAAGTTTGCAAGGGAAATCATTACAAACCCCACTACCTTTAAGCTGTTTGCCTTTATGATGAATAAATCACTTTCAGAACAGTGTACATTTTGTTCCCCCTCCTTTAATTTATTCGAACGGATAACGGTTTGATGTTGTGGTTTCTTTGTTCCAGGAGAAGGTACCTCAATCCTCAGTGAACGCGATCTTGGAGGAGCTGATCCGAAGCCTATTGCAGCGGCGCTCTTACCAGCAAAGCCGAAACATAACCGAGTCTCCCTGAGATTACGTTTACTATATATTTTTTGAGCTTATGTGCTCTTGCGTTGTATGTGTGTGTCGTCATAGGTAGTAGACTTTCTACCAAAAGAAGATGGGCACTAGACTTGTGTAGTGGTTTGATGAAAAACTTCTAGCTGAGGTCGGGAGGGAGCGTGTGCTCCGGGCTTAAAATAAAAAATGGATCCACACTGTTAAAATTCTTGAAAAAAGTCAGACATATACTTGAAGTATTGCAGCATGTCTCTGCCAAGTTTGGTGCAAAAGGAATTTACATGTCTGATTTGGCATGTCACCTGATGAAAAAACAGTTTTCGTCTATGTGCTTTAAGCAGATTTTCGCCGTTATCGCCTTCATTTGCTGAGTGCTATCATGATAAAGTAGTAGGGCAGAACAGAAGGTTACCAAACTCGGACCACCAAACTCAGGACCAGATACCCAACAGTCATACGATAATGAACATTGCCCATCTTGGACAGGTGACCAAACCTTGGGCTGTGCAGGGTGGTCCACTGGAAGCAGTTGCAGAGATCTGCATGATCCTTCACTATCCAGTCTAGTTCTCCAAAGTGAATGCCCATGTCACTACTGTTGATCAGGTAGAGAGCTTTGCCAAGTGGCCCCGTGCTTCGACGAACGATGATCGGCGCCGGAGTCGTAGCAGCAAAGGAAGGAAACTATGGTGTGTGATCGGCCATATCCGCAGGCACAGTTTTTGGCGGGTGATCGGGCTCCACATTTTGTAGCTAGATGGAGTGAGACTGTAGCCTGCCGACTGTGGGTGGATAGAGCCATAGAGGTGTGGTATGGTTGAGCGGGTCCCGCGGAAATCTGAATATGAATCAGTAGATCTTGGTGCACCCAGTTTACACTTTACACTCATCGCGTCCATGATTGATGGGGGACAATAGAGACGTTATCTTAGGGATGATCATTCTTATTTTTCGACAAATGGTGGATTTTTtattcaaaatgaagcatcaagaggatacaaacacaatgagcacacatcAAACCTCTGCATAGCATAACTTTTTCTGAAAAGTGTCTGCAGAGGCCAAGCTCCATTGAGCTCTTCACTTATTTTTCAGCGAAAATACATTTTCCCCAACTCAAAAATATCTGAAAAGAAGTATACATGTAAACATATATTTGTAGTATACACTTACAAAATTTCATGAACTAATACATTCATATGTGTTGTACATAAAAAAGGCAAATACACATATTAAAATGGGCTTTTCCTATGTTGTATTTGGGCCAGATATTTGTCTATTTTGTGTAGCATGCAAATATTCAAATTAGTTGATAAAATGTTATACATACTTGAAGAATATGCATCCGTGTTTGTagatatttttttgacattttttggaACTTTTAAATATATTTCCTTCTTTTTGCAATACAGGCTCCATTCTACAACTGCGCACTCCACTTTTTCACGATCCCATCAGCTACATATGCTAGAATAAAATTCCATCGTCCCCACTGCACAACTATACCCTATGCGTTAGGCCGTCGCTCGTAGATTGCATCTCACCGTCATAGGCAAATTGGCCGAAGCGAGAGCCGTCAAAACCCACAAAAAGACTTATGGCTGCATCCTGCGACCTTGCCAGATCGAGCCACTGGCAGCAATCGCCGGATCTGGGAGGCAAAGGATCCTCCCAGCCACCTGCAGCAGCTGTCGCAACCATTGCCACCAGGGGAACCACCCCCAGCTACCAACACCGCCGAAGCGCGCACGACTCTGTCATTTGATTGCACACACATCAACCATGTCGCGCGCCCGTAGCACCGCCGCCCCATGGCGGCCCCCAGATCAGAGCCGGAGTTGGCTAAGCCGCGCCCATGGACGACACCAGTAACTGCTCGCACCGCGCCCAAGATGATGTCACCCCGCACCAACACGCTTGCATCCTCAACCACCAGTTGCGGATCTTCCCGCCGAGCAGCAAGGCCGGCGTACGGACGCCCACGCTCCCAGCTGCCACCACAACCCTACTCAAGGACAAGCCGCACCGGTTGCTGTTGTTGCTACAAGATCCATTGTTTGCAACGGAAGGAGGTCGAGCCTCGCTAGCGGAGTGCCCCACTCCAACCGTCTCTAGCGCCAGCTTCATCGACTGTAACCTCCGGTGGCGGCGAGACAGGAGGCAAATTGATGAAGACGGTGGCGGCGAAGATGGGATCCCCcagtcatcgaccgctatccagcatgcatctagtgtattaagttcatggagaaacgaggtaatgcaataagaacgatgacatgatgtagacaagatctatctatgtagagatagaccccatcgttttatccttagtagcaacgatacatacgtgtcagttccccttctgtcactaggatcaagcaccgtaagatcgaacccactacaaagcacctcttctcattgcaagataaataaatcaagttggccaaacaaacccaaatatcggagaagaaatacgaggctataagaaatcatgcatataagagatcaaaaaactcaaataactttcatggatataaaaagatagatctgatcataaactcaaagttcatctgatccaacaaacacaccacaaaaagagttacatcatatggatctctaagagaacattgtattgagaatcaaacaagagagaggaagccatctagctactaactacggacccgaaggtctacaaagaactattcacgcatcatcagagagacaccaatgaaagtggtgaacccctccgtgatggtgtctagattggatctggtagttctggactctgcggcagctggaattgattttcgtcgactcccctagggtttctaaaatatcggggtatttatggagcaaag encodes the following:
- the LOC123145223 gene encoding protein RADIALIS-like 4; translated protein: MSSSWTAKQNKIFETALATYDEDTPDRWQKVARAVGDGKSVDEVKRHYEELLKDLHHIEYAGGRRGSLYNISGASSSNGNSWGSANEDHRRRYLNPQ